In Chryseobacterium shigense, the following proteins share a genomic window:
- a CDS encoding acetyl-CoA carboxylase biotin carboxylase subunit family protein: protein MEEKTIVCISCYYKGYDFMDEMKKLGNKIILVTSESLKEKDWPWHAIDEVFYMAEVKPSVWNLEHLIQGFSHLMKTRKVDAVVALDDYDVEKAALIRETFRIPGMGQTTHRYFRDKLAMRQKAKDSGISVPEFTAVFNNDEVNSFVEAVPAPWVLKPRSEASASGIKKFSSKDELWNELNALGEERHLFLLESFKPGDVYHVDSLTFNKEIVFTSASKYLAPPMQVSHEGGVFRSKTLGRYSEEFKALEEVNAKVLSSFGLINGATHTEFIRGKADGKWYFLETSSRVGGAHIPDLVEASSNINIWREWAKIEDALLRGKDYQASKPTGYYSGLIVALIKDKDPDYSVFNSEEVVKFLPIDHHVGIVYKSSDPETIQQRLDSAAEKIQAEMLNILPPKSKLTS from the coding sequence ATGGAGGAGAAAACTATAGTATGTATTTCGTGCTATTACAAAGGCTATGATTTCATGGATGAAATGAAGAAGCTTGGTAATAAAATCATCTTGGTAACATCAGAGAGCCTTAAAGAAAAAGACTGGCCATGGCATGCTATTGATGAGGTATTTTATATGGCTGAAGTAAAGCCGTCTGTCTGGAACCTGGAACATCTGATCCAGGGCTTTTCACACCTGATGAAAACCAGAAAAGTAGATGCCGTAGTGGCACTCGATGATTATGACGTAGAAAAAGCAGCGCTAATCAGGGAAACATTCCGTATTCCCGGGATGGGACAGACCACGCACCGTTATTTCAGAGACAAGCTGGCCATGCGCCAGAAAGCGAAAGATTCAGGAATCAGTGTTCCGGAATTCACCGCTGTTTTTAATAACGATGAGGTTAACAGCTTTGTAGAGGCAGTTCCGGCTCCCTGGGTATTAAAACCGCGTTCAGAAGCATCTGCATCAGGAATTAAAAAGTTTTCTTCAAAAGATGAACTTTGGAATGAACTGAACGCGCTTGGTGAAGAACGTCACCTCTTCCTGCTGGAAAGCTTTAAGCCGGGAGATGTATATCATGTGGACAGTCTGACGTTTAACAAAGAGATCGTATTTACATCTGCCTCTAAATATCTTGCTCCACCTATGCAGGTTTCTCATGAAGGCGGTGTATTCAGATCAAAAACTCTCGGAAGATATTCTGAAGAGTTCAAAGCCCTTGAAGAAGTAAATGCAAAAGTTCTTTCCAGTTTCGGATTGATAAACGGAGCTACCCATACTGAATTTATCCGTGGAAAAGCTGACGGAAAATGGTATTTCCTTGAAACATCTTCCAGAGTTGGCGGTGCGCATATTCCGGATCTTGTTGAAGCTTCCAGTAATATCAATATCTGGCGGGAATGGGCAAAAATTGAAGATGCCCTTCTTCGTGGAAAAGATTATCAGGCTTCCAAACCTACAGGCTATTATTCAGGGCTGATTGTTGCTTTAATCAAAGATAAAGATCCCGATTACAGTGTCTTTAACAGTGAAGAAGTCGTAAAATTTCTTCCTATTGATCACCATGTAGGAATTGTTTACAAATCCAGCGATCCGGAAACTATACAGCAAAGGTTAGACAGCGCCGCGGAAAAGATTCAGGCGGAAATGCTGAATATCCTGCCTCCCAAAAGCAAACTGACAAGTTAA
- a CDS encoding RimK family alpha-L-glutamate ligase, producing MAKKVGILFGMEDTFPWAFIDKVNELGGGEIVAEAVNIDKLEQGADYGYAVIIDRISQDVPFYRAYLKNAALNGTYVINNPFWWSADEKFFNNALMTKLGIPLPKTVLLPSHERPTDTTETSFRNLKFPHDWEYIFNYVGFPAYMKPHDGGGWKSVYRVESPEDLWDKLSETEQLVMMVQEEIVFDDYYRVYCLGKKYVHIMPYEPRNPHHLRYATTHQTQGEDLEKLLKTIHDYTIKMNEALGYDFNTVEFAIRDGIPYAIDFCNPAPDADRNSVGEENFAWIVEHAAKLAIEKAKEYVPGKPNISWGTFVKDSVK from the coding sequence ATGGCAAAAAAAGTGGGAATTCTATTCGGTATGGAAGATACATTTCCTTGGGCGTTTATCGATAAAGTGAATGAACTGGGAGGCGGAGAGATCGTTGCTGAAGCAGTTAATATCGACAAACTGGAACAGGGAGCAGATTACGGCTATGCAGTAATTATCGACAGAATTTCGCAGGATGTTCCTTTCTACAGAGCGTATTTAAAAAATGCAGCACTTAACGGAACTTATGTAATCAATAACCCATTCTGGTGGAGTGCTGATGAAAAATTCTTTAACAATGCACTGATGACAAAACTGGGAATTCCACTTCCTAAAACAGTGCTTCTTCCTTCGCACGAAAGACCTACAGATACAACGGAAACATCATTCAGAAACCTGAAATTCCCTCACGACTGGGAGTATATTTTCAATTATGTAGGATTTCCTGCTTATATGAAACCTCATGACGGAGGCGGATGGAAAAGTGTGTACAGAGTGGAGAGCCCGGAAGATCTATGGGATAAACTAAGCGAAACAGAACAGCTTGTAATGATGGTACAGGAAGAAATTGTATTTGATGACTATTACAGAGTTTATTGCCTGGGTAAGAAATATGTTCATATTATGCCTTACGAACCCCGTAATCCACATCACCTGAGATATGCTACCACGCACCAGACTCAGGGTGAAGATCTTGAAAAATTATTAAAAACAATCCACGACTATACCATTAAAATGAATGAAGCTCTCGGCTATGATTTCAACACTGTTGAATTTGCCATCAGAGACGGAATTCCATATGCTATAGATTTCTGTAACCCGGCTCCGGATGCTGACAGAAATTCCGTAGGCGAAGAAAACTTTGCATGGATTGTAGAGCACGCAGCCAAACTTGCCATTGAAAAGGCAAAAGAATATGTTCCCGGAAAACCTAATATCTCCTGGGGTACTTTTGTAAAAGACTCTGTAAAATAA
- a CDS encoding leucyl aminopeptidase family protein: MKLINKKNKKYTQIFQLFTEEEWTKSGKNYNKNVSSFFSGKKFEVFIHTDEESITYLIGLGKSTLQNFEVQQVAVKFAQTQKEKIQAAPTLLLADFLKEKQFEEFVKGLLLGTYSYPFDKKHAFWNPKFEIHFENLSQKKLDTISSKAEALANGQTTCQEWLNKPANLKKPDTLGLFLKNLAKKYELKYTAFNRKKCEELGLGAYLSVNQGSAYDAAFTIIEYKTTVKNAKTFGLVGKCVLFDTGGISLKNPDNMHYMKSDMGGATAVIGALIYAAEMQLPVNIIAVLPVTDNAISEKAFLPSDVITAYNGKTIEVLNTDAEGRMILADGLSYLAKNYKTDFLIDLATLTGSSVRMFGDTCGAMFSNNDELKNLLIKTGDVTNQRVWNLPLWDVWKDDIQSDVADLKNISMKPIGDCIVAAKFLEQFIENHPKWAHLDIAGVAFGSTGYSKEKAATGFGVQLLADLIENYH, translated from the coding sequence ATGAAATTAATCAATAAAAAAAATAAAAAATATACCCAGATCTTTCAACTTTTCACTGAAGAAGAATGGACCAAATCCGGTAAAAATTACAATAAAAATGTTTCTTCTTTTTTCTCCGGAAAGAAATTTGAGGTTTTCATTCATACCGATGAAGAAAGTATCACTTACCTGATCGGTTTGGGAAAATCAACGCTGCAGAATTTCGAGGTTCAGCAGGTCGCCGTTAAATTTGCTCAGACCCAGAAAGAAAAAATTCAGGCCGCTCCCACTTTGCTTTTAGCAGATTTCCTGAAAGAAAAACAGTTTGAAGAATTTGTAAAAGGATTACTTTTGGGAACATACAGCTATCCTTTTGATAAGAAACATGCTTTCTGGAATCCTAAGTTCGAGATTCATTTTGAAAATTTAAGTCAGAAAAAACTGGATACAATCAGTTCTAAAGCCGAGGCGTTGGCTAACGGGCAAACAACCTGCCAGGAATGGCTGAATAAACCTGCCAATCTTAAAAAACCTGATACTTTAGGTCTGTTTCTGAAAAATCTGGCAAAAAAATACGAATTAAAATACACAGCATTCAACAGAAAAAAATGTGAAGAGCTTGGTTTGGGCGCTTATCTGTCGGTTAATCAGGGAAGTGCTTATGATGCTGCTTTTACCATTATAGAATATAAAACCACCGTTAAAAATGCCAAGACATTTGGCCTGGTAGGAAAATGTGTGCTCTTTGATACGGGAGGGATTTCACTGAAGAATCCGGACAATATGCATTATATGAAATCTGATATGGGCGGTGCCACAGCAGTTATCGGAGCTCTGATCTATGCTGCGGAAATGCAACTTCCAGTCAATATTATTGCTGTACTTCCTGTTACAGATAATGCAATTTCCGAAAAGGCTTTCCTTCCAAGTGATGTTATCACAGCCTACAACGGAAAAACAATTGAAGTCCTTAATACCGATGCTGAAGGCAGGATGATCCTTGCCGATGGACTTTCTTATCTGGCAAAAAATTACAAAACAGATTTCCTGATTGATCTTGCCACTCTTACCGGAAGTTCTGTAAGAATGTTTGGGGACACCTGTGGGGCCATGTTCTCCAATAATGATGAACTGAAAAATCTTCTGATAAAAACAGGAGATGTTACCAATCAGAGAGTTTGGAATCTTCCGTTATGGGATGTGTGGAAAGATGATATTCAATCTGATGTGGCGGATCTTAAAAATATCTCAATGAAACCTATCGGAGATTGTATTGTAGCCGCTAAATTTCTGGAACAGTTTATAGAAAACCATCCTAAATGGGCTCATCTTGATATTGCTGGTGTGGCATTTGGAAGTACAGGATATTCAAAAGAAAAGGCAGCAACCGGCTTCGGTGTACAATTATTGGCTGATTTAATTGAAAATTATCACTAA
- a CDS encoding alpha/beta hydrolase-fold protein, which translates to MPHIEHTDYYSNILGTSLKVEVTGHYGYPIIMFPTSQGQYTQNHDFHLNGSINWFIEQGKVKLYNIQTIDGWSFYDEKISPQQRIKNYEMYVQFLIQEFVPYIQKIHKTHRVAVAGASFGGYHAANFAFRFPDVVSHLFCLSGAFSIRNFMDGYSDELVYFNCPREFVKNDEAWKYKHMHIVLSTSDQDICKDKNLEMAEILSSKGIDFWYDERKWINHDWPLWRMVFPTFIGAFFS; encoded by the coding sequence ATGCCGCATATTGAACACACAGATTATTATTCAAACATATTAGGAACAAGTCTTAAAGTAGAAGTTACCGGACATTACGGATACCCCATCATTATGTTTCCAACTTCACAGGGACAATACACTCAAAATCATGATTTCCATCTTAACGGAAGCATCAACTGGTTTATTGAGCAGGGAAAAGTAAAGCTTTATAATATCCAGACCATTGACGGCTGGAGCTTTTATGATGAAAAGATTTCTCCGCAACAAAGAATAAAAAATTATGAAATGTATGTACAATTTCTGATCCAGGAATTTGTCCCGTACATTCAGAAGATTCATAAAACGCACCGTGTAGCAGTTGCCGGGGCAAGCTTCGGAGGTTATCATGCCGCTAATTTTGCCTTCCGGTTTCCGGATGTAGTTTCACATCTGTTCTGTCTTTCAGGGGCATTCAGCATCAGAAACTTTATGGACGGATATTCGGATGAGCTTGTTTATTTTAACTGTCCCAGGGAATTTGTAAAAAATGATGAAGCCTGGAAATACAAGCACATGCATATTGTACTGAGTACTTCCGATCAGGACATCTGTAAAGATAAAAACCTGGAAATGGCAGAAATATTAAGTTCAAAAGGTATAGACTTCTGGTATGATGAAAGAAAATGGATCAATCACGACTGGCCTTTATGGAGAATGGTATTTCCAACATTTATAGGAGCATTTTTTTCCTGA
- the cphA gene encoding cyanophycin synthetase, giving the protein MKIEKIQALRGPNIWSIRRKKLIQMRLDLEEMENYPTNKIDGFRERIEKLIPSLYTHRCSEGEEGGFFHRIETGTWMGHVIEHIALEIQTLAGMDVGFGRTRETRSPGVYNVVFNYIEENAGIYAAEQAVNIAQALIDNKEYDINACIHKLKEIRERVRLGPSTGSIVEEAVSRRIPWIRLGTNSLVQLGYGVNQQRFQATITGKTSSIAVDIACNKELTKKMLHDAAIPVPVGDLVVDEEDLNSVIRKIGYPIVLKPLDGNHGKGSSINVNDWEAAKIGLEHAQKYSRKVIVEKYITGYDFRVLVIDNKMVAAARRVPAHVVGDGELNIQELIDKENKDPRRGYGHENVLTEIEVDKDTMELLEKLQYTLETVPQKGEVVYLKSTANLSTGGTSIDVTDMVHPENITMAERVSKIIGLDVCGIDIMAENLTQPLKESGAAIIEVNAAPGFRMHLAPSEGLPRNVAAPVVDMLYPPGKPFTIPIIAVTGTNGKTTTTRLISHIVKSNGYRVGFTTSDGIYIQNTMLSKGDTTGPLSAEFVLKDPTVEFAVLETARGGILRSGLGYSQCDIGVLTNIEEDHLGLNDIHNLKDLTKVKRVVLDSVKKNGWSVLNADNEYSMKIINDLDSKVAIFSMDENNPHIVKFAKEGRITCIYEEGFVTIKKGDWKIRIGKAKDFPITMEGKARFMIENVLAASLASYLYGFGIEDISNSLRTFIPSAQLTPGRLNIFKFKNFKVLIDFAHNPSGYEAIEDYLKNVESTKKIGIISGVGDRRDSDIKECGKIAGRMFDHIIIRNEKHLRGRTEEEINGLIIEGMQSSGRDVSYEIIPKEIEALKHAMGMAEEGTFITALSDVISNAIDLVQEYQARELLEDDKK; this is encoded by the coding sequence ATGAAAATTGAGAAGATACAGGCGTTACGCGGCCCAAATATCTGGAGTATTAGGAGAAAGAAGCTGATACAGATGAGATTGGACCTTGAAGAAATGGAAAATTATCCTACAAACAAAATTGACGGTTTCAGGGAAAGAATTGAAAAGCTGATCCCATCTCTGTACACTCACAGATGTTCAGAAGGAGAAGAAGGAGGTTTTTTCCACAGAATAGAGACCGGGACGTGGATGGGGCACGTTATTGAACATATTGCACTGGAAATACAGACGTTGGCGGGTATGGATGTAGGCTTCGGAAGAACCCGCGAAACAAGATCACCGGGAGTATATAATGTGGTATTTAATTATATTGAAGAAAACGCAGGGATTTATGCAGCTGAACAGGCAGTAAATATAGCCCAGGCTTTAATCGACAATAAAGAATATGATATTAATGCCTGCATACATAAATTAAAGGAAATTAGAGAGCGTGTTCGTCTGGGCCCTTCTACGGGAAGTATTGTGGAAGAAGCTGTTTCCAGAAGAATTCCGTGGATCAGATTAGGAACAAACTCTTTGGTACAGCTTGGTTATGGAGTTAACCAACAGCGTTTTCAGGCTACCATCACCGGAAAAACAAGCTCTATTGCAGTAGATATTGCATGTAATAAAGAACTGACTAAAAAAATGCTTCATGATGCCGCTATTCCGGTTCCTGTTGGAGATCTGGTGGTGGATGAAGAAGATTTGAACAGTGTTATAAGAAAAATAGGGTATCCAATTGTTTTAAAACCACTGGACGGAAATCACGGAAAAGGCTCATCGATCAATGTAAACGATTGGGAAGCTGCAAAAATAGGCCTGGAACATGCTCAGAAATATTCAAGAAAAGTAATTGTAGAAAAGTACATTACAGGATATGATTTCAGGGTTTTGGTGATTGATAATAAGATGGTCGCTGCTGCAAGAAGAGTCCCTGCACATGTTGTTGGGGACGGTGAGCTGAATATCCAGGAACTGATAGATAAAGAAAATAAAGATCCGAGAAGAGGATATGGCCATGAAAATGTCCTTACTGAAATAGAAGTGGATAAAGATACTATGGAACTCCTCGAAAAACTTCAGTATACCCTTGAAACCGTTCCGCAAAAAGGGGAGGTCGTTTATTTGAAGTCTACCGCCAATCTTTCTACAGGAGGTACCTCTATAGATGTTACCGATATGGTACATCCTGAAAATATCACTATGGCGGAAAGAGTTTCCAAAATTATAGGACTGGATGTCTGCGGAATTGATATCATGGCAGAAAACTTAACACAGCCTCTTAAAGAAAGCGGTGCTGCCATTATAGAAGTAAACGCTGCACCCGGGTTCAGAATGCATTTGGCCCCAAGTGAAGGGCTTCCGAGAAACGTTGCAGCTCCGGTAGTAGATATGCTCTATCCTCCGGGAAAACCGTTTACAATTCCAATTATTGCAGTAACGGGAACCAATGGAAAAACAACCACAACGAGACTGATCTCCCATATTGTAAAAAGTAACGGTTACAGGGTAGGATTTACTACTTCTGACGGTATTTATATCCAAAATACAATGCTTTCAAAAGGAGATACCACGGGACCTCTTTCTGCTGAATTCGTCCTGAAAGACCCTACGGTAGAATTTGCCGTTCTGGAAACAGCCAGAGGTGGAATCCTGCGTTCAGGTTTAGGATATTCCCAATGCGACATTGGTGTTCTGACTAATATTGAGGAAGATCATTTGGGATTGAATGATATCCACAATTTAAAAGACCTTACGAAAGTAAAAAGAGTTGTTCTGGACAGTGTAAAGAAAAATGGCTGGAGCGTCCTGAATGCCGATAACGAATATTCCATGAAGATCATTAATGATCTTGACAGCAAAGTCGCTATTTTCAGTATGGATGAAAATAATCCGCATATTGTAAAATTTGCCAAAGAAGGAAGAATTACCTGTATTTACGAAGAAGGTTTTGTAACCATTAAAAAAGGCGACTGGAAGATCAGAATCGGAAAGGCCAAAGATTTCCCTATTACAATGGAAGGGAAAGCCAGATTCATGATTGAAAACGTTCTGGCAGCGAGTTTGGCAAGTTATCTTTATGGCTTCGGGATTGAAGATATTTCCAATTCTTTAAGAACCTTTATTCCAAGTGCACAGCTTACACCGGGAAGACTGAATATTTTTAAATTCAAGAATTTTAAGGTATTGATTGATTTTGCACATAATCCTTCCGGCTATGAAGCAATCGAAGATTATCTTAAAAATGTAGAATCTACTAAGAAAATAGGTATTATTTCAGGAGTAGGCGACAGACGTGACAGTGATATTAAGGAATGCGGAAAGATCGCAGGAAGAATGTTTGATCATATCATCATCAGAAATGAAAAACATCTCCGCGGAAGAACAGAAGAAGAGATCAACGGATTAATCATTGAAGGGATGCAGTCTTCAGGAAGAGATGTGAGCTATGAGATTATCCCGAAAGAAATTGAAGCTTTAAAGCACGCGATGGGAATGGCTGAAGAAGGTACTTTCATTACAGCTTTAAGTGATGTTATTTCCAATGCAATTGATCTTGTACAGGAATATCAGGCAAGAGAATTACTCGAAGATGATAAAAAATAA
- a CDS encoding alpha/beta hydrolase-fold protein — MRFELYTEESDDRTVYITGNFNNWNPKDYNYQLKQLNPNNYFIEIDDKILPDIVEYKFTKGGWENVELDKYGNITPNRKAEKAKGKTSDSVEKWRLNWGPFKKEFFPLAEVISDEFYIPQLDRYRKVWAVLPYDYYVSEKSYPVLYLQDAQNLFNEGSGYGNWEIDKKLSILAEYGRGDVIIIAIEHGSEERIKEYIFDNDNVANGSEGKKYIRFITDTLKPFVDEHYRTKKDRDNTGIGGSSLGALISIYSGFLYPEVYSKLLIFSPSLWVEPNNNFPMMNFRIPFKTKIYLYGGGQEGSKMVKRIHVFEEYLKRWEKKNLFDFEFRTSINPEGTHSEFYWSQEFPRAIEWLFYNNTENPVEVKPQQQSVKN, encoded by the coding sequence ATGAGGTTTGAACTTTATACTGAAGAAAGCGACGACAGGACGGTGTACATCACCGGAAATTTTAACAACTGGAACCCAAAGGATTACAATTACCAGCTTAAACAGCTGAATCCGAACAATTATTTCATAGAGATTGATGACAAGATTCTTCCTGACATTGTGGAATACAAATTCACAAAAGGAGGCTGGGAAAATGTGGAGCTCGATAAGTACGGGAATATCACTCCGAACAGGAAAGCTGAAAAAGCTAAAGGAAAAACATCTGATAGCGTAGAGAAATGGAGGCTTAACTGGGGACCCTTTAAAAAGGAATTTTTTCCACTTGCAGAAGTGATTTCGGATGAATTCTATATTCCTCAGCTTGACCGCTACCGGAAAGTTTGGGCTGTGCTGCCCTATGATTATTATGTATCCGAGAAAAGCTATCCTGTGCTCTACCTGCAGGATGCCCAAAATCTTTTCAATGAAGGAAGCGGGTACGGAAACTGGGAAATTGATAAAAAACTGTCTATCCTTGCCGAATACGGCCGCGGTGATGTGATTATCATAGCTATAGAACACGGCAGTGAAGAACGTATCAAGGAATACATCTTTGATAATGATAATGTGGCGAACGGTTCGGAGGGAAAAAAATACATCCGCTTCATTACAGATACTTTGAAACCCTTTGTAGATGAGCATTACCGTACCAAAAAAGACCGTGACAATACAGGAATCGGCGGCAGCTCTCTGGGCGCACTGATTAGTATTTACAGCGGATTCCTTTATCCGGAGGTCTATTCCAAACTGCTGATTTTCTCCCCTTCACTTTGGGTGGAGCCTAACAATAACTTCCCGATGATGAACTTCAGGATTCCGTTTAAAACCAAAATATATCTGTACGGCGGTGGTCAGGAGGGTTCCAAAATGGTAAAAAGAATCCATGTTTTTGAAGAATATTTAAAACGCTGGGAAAAGAAGAATCTTTTTGACTTTGAATTCAGAACGAGCATTAACCCTGAAGGAACCCACAGTGAATTTTACTGGTCGCAGGAATTCCCAAGAGCTATTGAATGGCTGTTCTATAATAACACAGAAAACCCGGTAGAAGTAAAACCGCAACAACAAAGCGTTAAAAATTAA
- a CDS encoding type 1 glutamine amidotransferase: protein MRDIRMALIDMNNNHVNQGFRNIKEISEAFQQNSEENVTIETFDVRFKNEMPDINDFDIFISSGGPGNPHREGLEWEDKYASFLDAVLEHNKYSEDKKYLFLICHSFQLASIHWKLGNICKRKSYSFGVMPVHKTEEGKQEFLFKNLQDPFYAVDSRAYQFIEPDMDRFDELGMKIMAIEKFRPHINLERAVMAVRFSDEIFGTQFHPEADPKGMIENLKDEKNKAAMIENFGMEKYLETMDRIDDEDKIILTRNQILPRFLQSAKKNILKESEVLA, encoded by the coding sequence ATGAGAGATATTCGGATGGCATTGATAGACATGAACAATAATCATGTGAATCAAGGCTTTAGAAATATTAAAGAGATTTCAGAAGCATTCCAGCAGAATTCTGAAGAAAACGTGACCATCGAAACATTTGATGTAAGGTTTAAAAATGAAATGCCGGACATTAATGATTTTGACATCTTTATTTCTTCAGGAGGGCCGGGAAATCCACACAGAGAAGGCCTGGAATGGGAAGATAAGTATGCAAGCTTTTTGGATGCTGTTTTAGAGCATAATAAATATAGTGAAGATAAAAAATACCTCTTCCTGATCTGCCATTCATTTCAACTGGCAAGCATTCACTGGAAACTGGGTAATATCTGCAAAAGAAAATCCTATTCTTTTGGGGTAATGCCTGTTCACAAAACAGAGGAAGGCAAACAGGAATTTTTGTTCAAAAATCTTCAGGACCCTTTCTATGCTGTAGACTCCAGAGCTTATCAGTTCATTGAACCGGATATGGACCGCTTTGATGAATTGGGTATGAAAATCATGGCTATTGAGAAATTCAGGCCACATATTAATCTGGAAAGAGCCGTCATGGCTGTACGTTTCTCAGATGAAATATTCGGGACACAGTTCCATCCGGAAGCTGATCCTAAAGGCATGATTGAAAATCTGAAAGACGAAAAAAACAAAGCAGCAATGATCGAGAATTTCGGAATGGAAAAATATCTTGAAACAATGGACAGAATAGATGATGAAGACAAGATTATCCTTACCAGAAACCAGATCCTGCCAAGATTCCTTCAGTCTGCAAAAAAAAACATTTTGAAGGAAAGTGAAGTTTTAGCTTAA
- a CDS encoding carboxylate-amine ligase: MHQFTIGIEEEYQIIDVESRDLISHVSKIIEGGKAVLSENLKHEMHESMIEMETGICQNIKEARTELTNLRRHLINTAHEQGLRVSGGGTHPFSNWEHNTITNGERYNKIVDDMGDVARGNLIFGLHVHIGIPNREEGVRIQNVMRYFLPHVYALSTNSPFWIGRSTGFKSYRQEIFVKFPRTGIPSYFNSLAEFDSYVDLLVKTGTIDNAKKIWWDLRVHPFYPTIEFRICDMPLRIEETVCLAAIMQSLVAKIYKLHQQNLSFRSYRRLLLNENKWRASKSGIDAHLIDFGKEESVPYPHLLKELLEFIDDVVDELDCRKEVEYAWTILENGTGADRQLKVFNETGDLTKVVDYMISETEFGITHGETAS, from the coding sequence ATGCATCAGTTTACTATAGGAATCGAGGAAGAATATCAGATCATTGATGTTGAGAGCAGAGACTTAATATCTCATGTTTCCAAAATAATTGAAGGCGGAAAAGCAGTTTTAAGTGAAAATTTAAAACACGAAATGCACGAATCCATGATTGAAATGGAAACCGGCATCTGCCAGAATATCAAGGAGGCCAGAACAGAACTGACCAACCTGAGAAGACATCTGATCAACACAGCACATGAGCAGGGGCTTAGAGTTTCCGGAGGCGGAACCCACCCTTTTTCAAACTGGGAACATAACACCATTACCAACGGTGAACGGTACAACAAAATTGTAGATGATATGGGAGATGTTGCCCGTGGAAATTTAATTTTCGGGCTCCATGTTCATATCGGAATTCCAAACCGTGAAGAAGGCGTAAGAATCCAGAATGTGATGCGTTATTTCCTTCCACACGTCTATGCACTTTCTACAAACTCTCCTTTCTGGATAGGAAGAAGTACAGGCTTTAAATCTTACAGACAGGAAATTTTTGTAAAGTTCCCAAGAACAGGGATTCCAAGCTATTTTAATTCTCTTGCTGAATTCGACAGCTATGTGGATCTTCTTGTAAAAACAGGGACTATCGACAATGCCAAGAAAATCTGGTGGGACTTAAGAGTACATCCATTCTACCCTACCATTGAATTCCGAATTTGCGACATGCCATTGAGAATAGAAGAAACCGTCTGTCTGGCAGCCATTATGCAAAGTCTGGTAGCAAAAATCTATAAACTTCATCAGCAAAACTTAAGTTTCAGAAGCTACAGAAGATTATTGCTCAACGAAAACAAATGGAGAGCATCCAAAAGTGGTATTGACGCTCACCTGATTGATTTTGGAAAAGAAGAATCCGTTCCTTATCCTCATCTTTTGAAAGAGCTTCTGGAATTCATTGATGATGTGGTAGATGAACTGGACTGCAGAAAAGAAGTTGAGTATGCCTGGACCATTCTGGAAAACGGAACAGGAGCCGACAGACAGCTTAAAGTGTTCAATGAGACCGGCGATCTTACCAAAGTGGTAGATTATATGATCTCTGAAACAGAGTTTGGCATAACACATGGCGAAACCGCTTCATAA